A region from the Acomys russatus chromosome 24, mAcoRus1.1, whole genome shotgun sequence genome encodes:
- the LOC127207174 gene encoding olfactory receptor 8U8 — MAQTNCTQVTEFVLVGLTDRPELKMPLFVVFLSIYLFTAVGNLGLILVIRTDARLSTPMYFFLSNLAFVDFCYSSVITPKMLGNFLYKQNVISFNACAAQLGCFLTFMVSECLLLASMAYDRYAAICNPLLYMVTMSPGICLQLVVVPYSYSFLMALVHTIITFRLSYCHSNVINHFYCDDMPLLRLTCSDTRYKQLSILACAGITFISSVLIVSVSYVFIISAILRMRSAEGRRKAFSTCSSHMTAVSIFYGTLIFMYLQPSSDHSLDTDKMASVFYTVIIPMLNPLIYSLRNKDVKDALKKVRDSRNQTSMFRELRK, encoded by the coding sequence ATGGCTCAGACAAACTGCACCCAGGTGACGGAGTTCGTTCTTGTGGGCCTCACAGATCGCCCGGAGTTGAAGATGCCCCTCTTCGTGGTGTTCTTATCCATCTACCTTTTCACAGCAGTCGGCAACCTGGGACTGATCCTGGTCATTCGAACAGATGCCAGACTCAGCACacccatgtactttttcctcaGCAACCTGGCTTTTGTTGACTTCTGCTACTCCTCTGTCATCACACCTAAGATGCTCGGGAATTTCTTGTACAAACAGAATGTGATATCCTTCAACGCATGTGCTGCCCAGTTAGGATGCTTTCTCACATTCATGGTATCAGAGTGCTTGCTACTGGCTTCCATGGCCTATGACAGATATGCAGCCATTTGTAACCCTCTACTGTATATGGTCACAATGTCCCCTGGAATCTGCCTTCAGCTTGTAGTCGTGCCCTATAGCTATAGCTTTCTGATGGCATTGGTTCACACAATTATAACTTTCCGGCTGTCTTATTGCCACTCCAATGTCATCAATCACTTCTACTGTGATGACATGCCTCTTCTCAGGCTCACTTGCTCAGACACTCGCTACAAGCAGCTGTCTATTTTGGCTTGTGCTGGAATCACATTCATCTCTTCCGTACTGATTGTTTCTGTCTCCTACGTGTTCATTATTTCTGCTATTCTGAGGATGCGCTCAGCTGAAGGAAGACGCAAAGCCTTTTCCACCTGCAGCTCCCACATGACGGCTGTGAGCATATTCTATGGAActcttatttttatgtacttacaGCCAAGTTCTGACCACTCCCTTGATACAGATAAGATGGCCTCTGTCTTCTACACAGTGATTATTCCTATGCTGAACCCTCTAATCTACAGCCTCAGGAACAAGGATGTGAAAGATGCCCTGAAGAAAGTCAGAGACAGTAGAAACCAGACCTCTATGTTTAGAGAACTAAGAAAATGA
- the LOC127207198 gene encoding olfactory receptor 1044 yields the protein MAQINCTQVTEFILVGLTDRQELKLPLFLVFFSIYLFTTVGNLGLILVIRTDARLNTPMYFFLSNLAFVDFCYSSVITPKMLGNFLFKQNVISFNACAAQLGCFLAFMTAECLLLASMAYDRYVAICNPLLYMVLMSPGICLQLVAAPYSYSFLVALFHAILTFRLCYCHSNIINHFYCDDMPLLRLTCSDTHSKQLWIFACAGIMFISSLLVVFVSYTFIISAILRMRSAEGRRKAFSTCGSHMLAVTIFYGTLIFMYLQPSSNHSLDTDKMASVFYTVIIPMLNPLIYSLRNKEVKDALKKLIISWNQTFMS from the coding sequence ATGGCTCAGATAAACTGCACACAGGTGACAGAGTTCATTCTTGTGGGCCTCACAGATCGCCAGGAGTTGAAGCTGCCCCTCTTCCTAGTGTTCTTTTCCATCTATCTTTTTACGACAGTTggcaacctgggtttgattctggTCATCAGAACAGATGCAAGACTCAACACGcccatgtatttcttcctcaGCAACCTGGCTTTTGTTGACTTCTGCTACTCCTCTGTCATCACACCCAAGATGCTTGGTAATTTCCTGTTCAAACAAAATGTGATATCCTTCAACGCATGTGCTGCCCAGTTAGGCTGTTTCCTAGCGTTCATGACAGCTGAGTGTttgcttctggcttccatggcctATGACAGGTATGTGGCCATTTGTAACCCTCTACTCTATATGGTCCTAATGTCCCCAGGAATCTGCCTTCAGCTTGTAGCTGCTCCCTATAGTTACAGCTTCCTGGTAGCGCTGTTCCATGCCATCCTTACCTTCCGCCTCTGCTATTGTCACTCCAACATTATTAACCACTTCTACTGCGATGACATGCCTCTGCTAAGGCTAACTTGTTCAGACACTCATTCCAAACAGCTATGGATCTTTGCCTGTGCTGGCATCATgttcatttcctctcttctcGTTGTTTTTGTGTCCTATACATTCATTATTTCTGCTATCCTGAGGATGCGCTCAGCTGAGGGAAGACGCAAGGCTTTCTCCACATGTGGTTCTCACATGCTGGCAGTGACCATTTTCTATGGAACCCTCATTTTTATGTACTTGCAGCCCAGTTCTAACCACTCTCTAGACACAGACAAAATGGCCTCTGTCTTCTACACAGTGATCATCCCAATGTTGAACCCCTTGATCTACAGCCTAAGGAACAAGGAAGTGAAGGATGCCTTGAAGAAATTAATTATCAGTTGGAATCAAACATTTAtgtcatga
- the LOC127207194 gene encoding olfactory receptor 5AL1-like gives MAKGNHSTVAEFILLGLTEDPELEAILFVILLIIYLFTVMSNLGLVLLIQVSPQLQSPMYFFLSHLAFVDFCYTSCVTPNALVNFLREVKSISLYGCAAQVCFFTTFSVCEVFLLSVMAYDRYVAICNPLLYVVLMPRRLCFQIATITYVYALVTALVQTVTTFLLSFCDSNLVNQFFCEDIPLMALACSSTQVKELMLLSMAGFNVCCSLLIVLISYLFIVSAILRKHSGKGRQKVFSTCASHLSSIAIYYGTIIFMYLQPESSHSLNTDKFAAVFYVVVIPMLNPLIYSLRNKEVKNAFRRSIEKIPLNISK, from the coding sequence ATGGCCAAAGGCAACCACTCAACAGTGGCAGAGTTCATCCTCTTGGGACTTACAGAAGATCCTGAACTTGAGGCCATTCTCTTCGTGATCCTTCTAATCATCTACTTGTTTACTGTCATGAGTAACCTGGGATTGGTCCTGTTAATCCAAGTCAGTCCGCAGCTTCAGTCCCCCATGTATTTTTTCCTCAGCCATCTGgcctttgttgatttttgttatACTTCCTGTGTCACTCCAAATGCTCTGGTGAACTTTCTGCGTGAGGTTAAAAGCATATCGCTTTACGGATGTGCCGCTCAAGTGTGTTTCTTCACCACATTTTCCGTGTGTGAAgtcttcctgctgtctgtgaTGGCTTATGACAGatatgtggccatctgcaaccCTCTGCTCTACGTCGTTCTCATGCCAAGGAGACTCTGCTTTCAAATAGCCACTATCACATACGTTTATGCACTTGTCACAGCACTTGTTCAAACAGTGACGACGTTCCTTTTGTCATTCTGTGACTCCAACCTAGTGAACCAGTTCTTCTGTGAGGACATTCCTCTTATGGCCCTAGCTTGCTCCAGCACTCAGGTCAAGGAGCTGATGCTGCTGAGCATGGCTGGGTTCAACGTGTGCTGCTCTCTCCTCATTGTCCTCATCTCCTACCTTTTCATCGTCTCTGCAATCCTAAGGAAGCATTCCGGGAAAGGGAGGCAAAAAGTCTTCTCCACCTGTGCTTCTCACTTGTCTTCTATTGCCATTTACTATGGGACAATCATTTTTATGTACTTGCAACCTGAATCTAGCCATTCCCTAAATACAGACAAATTTGCTGCTGTTTTCTATGTAGTAGTGATCCCGATGCTAAACCCATTAATTTATAGCTTACGGAATAAAGAGGTTAAGAACGCATTTAGGAGAAGTATAGAAAAGATTCCTCTTAATATTAGTAAATGA